In a single window of the Nitrospira defluvii genome:
- a CDS encoding N-acetylmuramoyl-L-alanine amidase has protein sequence MSVANAEVPVEPAWPDVPHFSAELSSPHFLLIKQEKAGSTRYPLVVRDLRTWSTPDGTRLVLDLNHKASFTESYLRNPDRVVIEVSNAILGKSSRQRVSGGTIPQSFHIAQSRPRIVTITLPRTQGLKYKAFALTNPDRLVIDLYHKAKDQIRQIGETSSTSPSAPAVALPTPPTIPSPTVTEPVRPTAPKPANPTQTIVIDPGHGGKDPGTIGQHGTTEKDVTLKVGLLLKDLLATLPNTRVLMTRDRDAFIELEDRAKFANGKDADLFISIHVNSHPHKGVRGLEIYHFGEAKDQRALEVAARENGTPLNSTGVGWEYIVADLLTSKKIEHSQELAWTAKQAMVTNLNGRYSTIDHGVKTAPFYVLRFTTMPSILAEIAFMSNPAEEEQMRSQPFLAHIAESIFEGVKTYLRTTPSR, from the coding sequence ATGTCTGTAGCGAACGCCGAAGTCCCGGTTGAACCGGCCTGGCCGGACGTGCCGCACTTCTCCGCTGAACTCTCGTCTCCGCACTTCCTCCTGATCAAACAGGAGAAGGCCGGCAGCACACGGTATCCTCTCGTGGTCCGTGACCTTCGTACCTGGTCGACCCCCGACGGCACCCGTCTGGTCCTCGACCTGAATCACAAGGCCTCCTTCACCGAGAGCTACTTACGCAACCCGGACCGCGTCGTGATTGAAGTCAGCAATGCGATCCTCGGGAAATCATCCCGTCAGCGCGTCTCGGGCGGCACTATTCCACAGTCGTTTCACATCGCCCAAAGCCGTCCCCGGATCGTGACGATTACCCTGCCGCGGACCCAGGGATTGAAGTACAAGGCCTTTGCGCTGACGAACCCGGATCGCCTCGTGATCGACCTGTACCACAAAGCGAAAGATCAGATCCGGCAGATCGGCGAGACGTCGTCGACCTCACCCTCGGCCCCTGCCGTGGCGCTGCCGACACCCCCAACCATCCCGAGTCCCACGGTCACAGAGCCGGTCCGGCCGACCGCTCCCAAACCGGCGAACCCGACCCAGACGATCGTCATCGATCCAGGGCACGGCGGAAAAGATCCCGGCACCATCGGGCAACATGGCACGACCGAAAAGGACGTGACGCTGAAAGTCGGTCTCTTGCTAAAGGATCTGCTCGCCACATTGCCCAACACGCGCGTGCTCATGACCCGCGACCGGGACGCCTTCATCGAACTGGAAGACCGGGCGAAGTTTGCGAACGGCAAAGACGCCGATCTGTTCATTTCGATCCATGTCAATTCGCACCCGCACAAAGGCGTACGCGGGCTGGAAATCTATCATTTCGGCGAAGCGAAGGATCAGCGGGCGCTGGAAGTCGCCGCGCGGGAAAACGGCACGCCGCTGAACAGCACCGGTGTGGGATGGGAATACATCGTCGCCGATCTCCTGACCTCTAAGAAAATCGAACACTCTCAGGAGCTTGCCTGGACCGCCAAGCAGGCGATGGTCACGAATCTCAACGGGCGCTACAGCACGATCGACCACGGGGTCAAAACGGCGCCGTTCTATGTGCTTCGATTCACCACCATGCCCAGCATCCTTGCGGAAATCGCCTTTATGTCGAATCCCGCCGAAGAAGAGCAGATGCGCTCCCAACCGTTCCTGGCCCATATCGCCGAATCGATCTTTGAAGGGGTGAAAACCTATCTCCGCACGACCCCGTCCAGGTGA
- a CDS encoding PsiF family protein — protein sequence MKHLSTAIFSILLATVLVTPSLSYAGAQQNKMKTCNADADAKGLSGEGKGDERKAFMKECLSAKPAKAAAGASQQNKMATCNKEAKAKSLAGDERKKFMKSCLSN from the coding sequence ATGAAACATCTGAGCACCGCCATTTTCTCTATCCTGTTGGCAACTGTGTTGGTCACCCCGTCGCTGAGTTACGCGGGGGCACAGCAGAACAAAATGAAGACCTGCAATGCCGATGCGGACGCCAAGGGACTGAGCGGCGAAGGCAAGGGCGATGAGCGAAAGGCCTTCATGAAAGAATGTCTCTCGGCGAAGCCGGCCAAGGCGGCGGCAGGCGCCTCGCAGCAGAACAAAATGGCGACGTGTAATAAGGAAGCAAAGGCCAAGAGTCTTGCCGGCGACGAACGGAAGAAGTTTATGAAGAGCTGCTTGTCGAACTAA
- the ispD gene encoding 2-C-methyl-D-erythritol 4-phosphate cytidylyltransferase gives MALVPAAGRGLRMGGHIPKQFLTLGGRPILAQSLTVLQASPVIHEIILAVPQSERQYCLDHIVATGDFPKVTKVVPGGEQRQDSVRHALAEVDPETEIVLVHDAVRPFLTDTMIREVVEAAVKHGAAIIALPMRDTVKYVGAGGVIERTVDRRPLWLAQTPQAFRREWLEEGHRKGLLGGVQATDDAHLIEMLGKPVVVVEGSGENIKVTRPEDLVIGEAILRSRTAARSAE, from the coding sequence GTGGCGCTGGTTCCCGCGGCCGGACGTGGCCTTCGGATGGGAGGCCACATCCCGAAGCAATTTCTCACCCTTGGTGGCCGCCCCATCCTGGCGCAGTCGCTCACCGTGCTCCAGGCTTCGCCGGTCATCCACGAGATCATCCTGGCCGTCCCGCAATCCGAACGTCAATATTGCCTCGATCACATCGTGGCGACGGGGGACTTTCCCAAGGTTACCAAGGTGGTGCCGGGTGGGGAGCAGCGGCAGGATTCCGTCCGCCATGCCCTGGCGGAAGTGGACCCTGAGACGGAGATTGTCCTTGTGCACGATGCGGTACGGCCATTCCTGACGGACACCATGATTCGTGAGGTGGTGGAGGCCGCCGTCAAGCATGGGGCTGCAATCATCGCCCTGCCGATGCGCGACACGGTCAAATACGTAGGCGCGGGAGGGGTGATCGAACGGACGGTGGATCGTCGGCCCCTCTGGCTTGCGCAAACCCCGCAAGCCTTCCGCCGTGAGTGGTTGGAGGAAGGCCATCGTAAGGGCCTGCTGGGCGGCGTGCAGGCCACAGATGACGCGCATCTCATAGAAATGCTCGGAAAACCGGTTGTTGTGGTTGAGGGCAGCGGAGAAAACATCAAGGTGACAAGGCCGGAAGATCTCGTGATCGGAGAGGCAATTCTCCGCTCACGTACGGCGGCGAGGAGTGCAGAATGA
- a CDS encoding PIN/TRAM domain-containing protein, with amino-acid sequence MVARAIFVLLSALAGMALFLRAEDPSRGFLLMGLGMGAVAGSLILAGEYALRRLSLGIIVGGAVGLAGGLVLTGLVEWVGSAVFDVETFLFHIGGLVFLLGFPYLGLAMGARFGNEQFPSAPQGASSSSASTACLKVLDTSVIIDGRVADLCETGFLEGPFLVPHFILHELQHIADSSDSLKRARGRRGLDILNKIQKMPDVDVRIVEEDFPHVKEVDAKLVVLAKKVGGRIVTNDLNLNKVAELQGVRVLNINELCNALRPVVLPGETIRVFVLKEGKEAGQGVAYLDDGTMIVVDNARRCIGRNVDVTVTSVLQTTAGRMIFTRLKEESEREEYQVARG; translated from the coding sequence ATGGTAGCACGGGCCATATTTGTTCTTCTCAGCGCTCTTGCAGGAATGGCCCTGTTTTTGCGGGCCGAGGATCCTAGTCGGGGGTTTCTGCTCATGGGGTTGGGGATGGGTGCGGTGGCCGGCAGCCTCATTCTGGCCGGCGAATATGCGCTTCGCAGACTTTCATTGGGAATTATTGTCGGTGGTGCGGTCGGGCTGGCCGGTGGCTTAGTGCTCACGGGATTGGTGGAATGGGTCGGGAGCGCGGTCTTCGACGTGGAAACCTTTCTGTTCCATATCGGGGGGTTGGTGTTCCTGTTGGGGTTTCCCTACCTGGGACTCGCCATGGGGGCGCGGTTTGGAAACGAGCAGTTTCCTTCGGCACCACAAGGGGCGTCCTCGTCGAGTGCCTCGACGGCCTGCCTCAAGGTATTGGATACGAGTGTGATCATCGACGGCCGGGTTGCGGATTTGTGCGAGACAGGTTTTCTCGAAGGTCCGTTTCTGGTTCCGCATTTCATCTTGCATGAGTTGCAGCACATCGCGGATTCGTCCGATTCACTCAAGCGGGCGCGGGGTCGCCGAGGGTTGGATATTCTGAACAAGATTCAGAAAATGCCTGATGTCGACGTGCGCATCGTCGAGGAAGACTTTCCGCATGTGAAGGAAGTCGACGCCAAGCTCGTGGTGTTGGCCAAGAAGGTGGGCGGACGGATTGTCACCAATGATTTGAATTTGAACAAAGTGGCAGAACTGCAGGGTGTTCGTGTGTTGAACATCAATGAACTCTGCAATGCTCTGCGGCCGGTGGTGCTTCCCGGAGAAACGATTCGCGTCTTCGTGTTGAAGGAAGGCAAGGAAGCCGGGCAGGGCGTGGCCTATCTGGATGACGGCACGATGATCGTTGTGGACAACGCTCGCCGCTGCATCGGCCGCAATGTGGATGTGACGGTCACCAGCGTGCTTCAAACGACGGCGGGGCGCATGATTTTTACTCGTCTAAAGGAAGAGTCAGAGCGCGAAGAGTATCAGGTTGCGCGTGGGTAG
- the fbp gene encoding class 1 fructose-bisphosphatase, whose amino-acid sequence MAKFPVTLSRFIIEQQTAYPEATGEFSVLLTQIGLVGKLIAHDLRRAGLIDVLGTTGETNVQGEVVKRLDMIANDTFLRVFEHSGLVCVLASEEMEKPIQLPQHWPKGKYMLLFDPLDGSSNTDVNMPLGAIFSILKHDGRGRLPAEAELFRKGTEQVAAGYLLFGSSTMLVFSVGQRVHGFTLDPSIGEYLLSHENIRIPKKGKVYAANEGNYHRWLPGTQKYVDALKVNDKAAGRPYSARYSGCLVADVHRILLGGGIYLYPGEIDKPEGKLRLLYEANPMAMVVEHAGGKASTGTERILDLEPKALHQRVPLIIGSAEDVEQAEASIQGRA is encoded by the coding sequence ATGGCGAAATTCCCAGTCACCTTAAGCCGATTTATCATCGAGCAGCAGACTGCCTACCCGGAGGCCACCGGGGAGTTTTCCGTCCTCTTGACCCAAATCGGGCTGGTCGGCAAATTGATCGCCCATGACCTTCGCCGGGCGGGATTGATCGACGTCCTTGGCACCACCGGGGAAACCAACGTGCAGGGCGAGGTTGTGAAGCGGCTGGATATGATCGCCAACGACACGTTTCTCCGGGTGTTCGAGCACAGCGGTCTCGTGTGCGTGCTGGCATCGGAAGAGATGGAAAAGCCGATTCAACTGCCGCAGCATTGGCCGAAGGGCAAGTACATGTTGCTGTTCGATCCCTTGGACGGGTCTTCGAATACCGACGTCAACATGCCCCTCGGAGCGATTTTTTCGATCTTGAAACACGATGGCCGTGGGCGGCTCCCGGCGGAAGCGGAATTATTCCGGAAGGGGACCGAGCAGGTGGCGGCCGGGTATTTGCTGTTCGGATCGAGCACGATGCTGGTGTTCAGCGTCGGTCAGCGGGTGCACGGGTTCACGCTGGACCCGTCCATCGGTGAGTATCTGCTGTCGCACGAAAATATCCGGATTCCGAAGAAAGGCAAGGTCTATGCGGCGAACGAGGGCAACTACCACCGCTGGTTGCCGGGGACCCAGAAATATGTCGATGCGTTGAAAGTGAACGACAAGGCGGCCGGGCGGCCCTACAGCGCCAGATATTCTGGTTGTTTGGTCGCGGATGTGCATCGGATTCTGCTGGGCGGCGGGATTTATCTCTACCCAGGGGAGATCGATAAGCCGGAGGGGAAGCTGCGATTGCTCTATGAGGCCAATCCGATGGCCATGGTGGTGGAGCATGCCGGCGGGAAAGCGAGCACCGGGACCGAGCGCATCCTGGACCTGGAGCCCAAGGCGCTCCATCAGCGGGTGCCGCTCATCATCGGCAGTGCCGAAGACGTGGAACAGGCGGAGGCCTCTATTCAAGGACGTGCGTAA
- the ispF gene encoding 2-C-methyl-D-erythritol 2,4-cyclodiphosphate synthase — translation MTSVRVGCGWDIHPLVAGRKLILGGLEIPHHKGLQGHSDSDALVHAICDALLGAMGEGDLGRHYPSSDQRFKNISSLKLLDDVVGKLRAKGYRLANVDSTIIAQAPRLSAHLSSMQTIIAGVLRVEPDLVNVKVKSGEGLDAVGREEAIAAQAVCLIERA, via the coding sequence ATGACGTCGGTACGCGTGGGGTGCGGATGGGATATTCATCCCTTGGTTGCAGGACGAAAGCTGATTCTCGGCGGGCTCGAGATTCCGCATCATAAAGGCCTGCAAGGGCATTCCGATTCCGACGCCCTTGTGCACGCCATTTGCGATGCCCTCCTGGGCGCCATGGGAGAAGGGGATCTCGGTCGCCACTATCCGAGTTCCGATCAACGATTCAAGAATATCTCCAGCCTCAAGTTGCTGGACGACGTTGTCGGAAAGTTGCGGGCAAAGGGCTATCGACTGGCCAATGTGGACAGTACCATCATCGCCCAGGCGCCTCGGCTGAGCGCGCATCTGTCATCGATGCAAACGATCATCGCCGGAGTGTTGCGGGTCGAACCGGATCTTGTGAACGTGAAGGTCAAGAGCGGCGAGGGGTTGGATGCGGTGGGACGCGAAGAGGCGATTGCCGCTCAGGCCGTGTGTCTCATCGAACGGGCATAG
- a CDS encoding DegQ family serine endoprotease — MDDLRLPTEPRPSTRAWIFPAMLLAAGVLIGVVLTSDLGWLPTGHAVPDSVPPTAPAPVPRPVSTAVQPSLPGAGGQSFVDVAKAVKPAVVNIFATRNGSSEEGKGTPFEDPFFRRFFGEEWMKRFEAPKERKERGLGSGVIVDANGLIITNNHVVNKADDIKVFLSDKREFKAKLVGTDAKTDVAVLKIEATGLPTVAWADSDKLEVGEFVLAVGNPFGLTQTVTLGIVSALGRAAGIAEYEDFIQTDAAINPGNSGGALVNVRGELVGINTAIYSQSGGNMGIGFAVPSNMAHSIMDQLVQHGKVVRGWLGVSIQELTPELSSQFGVPKDVKGVLVSDVMDDSPAKKAGFERGDVIVEYDGKPMDSPAHLRNAVAQTNVGKKVTVKIIREKKAKSIDLTIAEQPKNLAQAGVEEGGESVAPAGLLSDIEVRDLNTELAGRYGLKGSDRGVVVVRVKPGSPAEEAGVREGDLVLEVNRKSVGTVKSYEQVAANLPKDQAVLLLLRRQGRAIYLTLRP; from the coding sequence ATGGATGACCTTCGTCTACCAACTGAACCGCGCCCTTCGACGCGGGCCTGGATCTTTCCCGCGATGCTGCTGGCGGCGGGGGTACTAATCGGCGTAGTTCTCACCTCCGATCTGGGGTGGTTGCCGACCGGTCATGCCGTTCCGGACTCCGTTCCTCCAACGGCTCCCGCTCCTGTTCCCCGACCGGTCTCGACCGCGGTGCAGCCCAGCCTGCCCGGTGCCGGCGGACAGAGTTTTGTCGACGTCGCCAAGGCCGTGAAGCCGGCCGTGGTGAATATTTTTGCGACGCGGAACGGATCGAGCGAGGAAGGCAAGGGCACGCCGTTCGAAGATCCGTTCTTCCGGCGATTTTTCGGCGAAGAATGGATGAAGCGCTTCGAGGCCCCGAAGGAACGGAAAGAGCGGGGACTGGGATCGGGAGTGATCGTCGATGCCAACGGGTTGATCATCACCAACAATCACGTGGTGAACAAGGCCGACGACATCAAAGTGTTCTTGTCCGACAAACGCGAGTTCAAGGCGAAACTGGTCGGAACGGATGCCAAGACCGATGTGGCGGTGCTGAAAATCGAGGCGACTGGATTGCCGACCGTGGCCTGGGCCGACTCCGACAAACTGGAAGTCGGAGAGTTTGTGTTGGCGGTCGGGAATCCGTTCGGCCTCACGCAGACCGTCACATTGGGGATCGTCAGCGCCCTCGGGCGTGCGGCCGGGATCGCCGAATACGAGGACTTCATCCAGACCGATGCGGCCATCAACCCCGGCAATTCCGGCGGCGCGTTAGTGAACGTGCGCGGCGAACTGGTCGGCATCAACACCGCCATCTATAGCCAGAGTGGTGGAAACATGGGGATCGGTTTCGCGGTGCCGAGCAACATGGCCCATTCCATCATGGACCAGTTGGTTCAACACGGCAAAGTCGTACGAGGCTGGTTGGGCGTCTCCATCCAGGAACTGACGCCCGAACTGTCTTCCCAATTCGGTGTGCCGAAAGATGTGAAGGGTGTGTTGGTCAGTGATGTCATGGATGACAGCCCGGCCAAGAAGGCAGGGTTCGAGCGCGGCGATGTCATCGTGGAGTATGACGGCAAACCCATGGATTCACCGGCGCACCTCCGCAATGCCGTCGCCCAAACGAATGTCGGGAAGAAGGTCACCGTCAAAATTATCCGCGAGAAAAAGGCGAAGTCCATCGATCTGACCATCGCCGAGCAACCCAAGAATCTGGCGCAAGCCGGTGTGGAAGAGGGCGGGGAATCGGTGGCGCCGGCGGGACTGCTCTCCGATATCGAGGTCAGGGACCTGAACACGGAACTTGCCGGCCGGTACGGATTGAAGGGGAGTGATCGCGGTGTGGTGGTGGTCCGGGTCAAACCCGGCAGCCCTGCGGAAGAGGCCGGTGTGCGTGAAGGGGATCTCGTACTGGAGGTGAATCGCAAGTCGGTGGGAACGGTCAAGTCGTACGAACAGGTTGCTGCAAATCTGCCGAAGGACCAGGCGGTGTTGCTCCTGCTGAGACGGCAGGGGCGAGCCATTTATCTGACGCTGAGGCCGTGA
- a CDS encoding TatD family hydrolase, protein MLIDTHTHLDDARYESDREAMISRARQAGVESMITIGCDLVTSRSAVVLANQYPFVYASIGVHPHEVKHITADWYDEFRKLAHDRKVVAYGEIGLDYHYNHSDPELQRQRFREQIQLARELTLPVIIHTREAQDDTIRILKEERASEIGGVFHCFSGDAWLAKDAIELGFYLSFSGILTFQNATMLRDIAKTVPADRLLIETDCPYLTPVPHRGKRNEPAYVKHVADLLATIASDGTPVTADEIGRRTSDNARRLFRIP, encoded by the coding sequence ATGCTGATCGACACGCATACCCATCTCGACGATGCGCGTTACGAATCGGACCGCGAGGCGATGATCTCTCGCGCGCGGCAAGCCGGCGTGGAGTCGATGATCACGATCGGCTGTGACCTCGTCACCAGCCGCTCAGCCGTTGTTCTCGCCAACCAGTACCCCTTCGTCTATGCGTCGATCGGTGTGCATCCCCACGAAGTCAAACACATCACCGCCGATTGGTATGATGAATTCCGGAAACTGGCGCACGACCGCAAGGTGGTGGCGTACGGCGAGATCGGCCTCGATTACCATTACAACCACTCCGATCCTGAACTGCAGCGCCAGCGGTTTCGCGAGCAAATTCAGCTGGCGCGTGAGTTGACGCTCCCGGTCATCATTCACACCAGAGAGGCGCAAGACGATACGATTCGTATCCTCAAGGAAGAACGGGCGTCAGAAATCGGCGGCGTGTTTCACTGTTTTTCGGGAGATGCCTGGCTGGCGAAGGATGCGATCGAGTTGGGATTTTATCTATCGTTCTCCGGCATTCTGACGTTCCAGAACGCCACGATGTTGCGGGACATTGCGAAGACCGTTCCAGCAGATCGGCTGCTGATCGAAACGGATTGCCCCTACCTCACGCCGGTGCCGCATCGCGGCAAGCGTAACGAGCCCGCCTATGTGAAACATGTCGCGGACCTGCTGGCTACGATCGCATCAGACGGAACCCCCGTCACGGCGGATGAGATCGGCCGGCGCACCAGCGACAATGCCCGCCGCCTCTTCAGAATTCCCTGA
- a CDS encoding NYN domain-containing protein: MATHLLVDGYNLVGSAGMAGSSGSGRLEATREALIRDLAGYRRRKGHAITVVFDGWQGGMGAEHREFQSGIEVVYSKRGERADQVIQRLARVFGKDCAVVSSDHEVVNAARGAGALVISAAEFRAKLHERPSSGPTLAFKELDRGEAEVVKRSKEKGGNPRKLPKSQRKRNHQLREF; encoded by the coding sequence ATGGCGACACATCTTCTTGTCGATGGCTATAACCTCGTCGGCAGCGCTGGAATGGCGGGGTCCAGCGGGTCCGGTCGTCTGGAGGCGACACGTGAGGCGTTGATCCGGGACTTGGCCGGGTACCGCCGGCGAAAGGGTCACGCCATCACCGTCGTGTTCGATGGATGGCAGGGTGGCATGGGGGCGGAGCATCGGGAGTTTCAATCGGGGATCGAGGTTGTCTATTCGAAACGCGGTGAGCGGGCCGACCAGGTGATTCAACGACTCGCGCGAGTATTCGGCAAGGATTGCGCGGTGGTGTCCTCTGATCATGAGGTGGTCAACGCGGCGAGGGGGGCTGGCGCGCTTGTGATCAGCGCGGCGGAATTTCGAGCCAAGTTGCACGAACGGCCCTCGTCGGGGCCGACGCTCGCGTTCAAGGAATTAGATCGCGGCGAGGCCGAGGTGGTGAAACGGTCGAAGGAGAAGGGCGGAAATCCTCGAAAGCTCCCCAAGTCTCAACGCAAGCGAAACCATCAACTCAGGGAATTCTGA
- the cysE gene encoding serine O-acetyltransferase, which produces MLKAIAQDLHAVFERDPAATSRLEVVLTYAGFHALLAYRLAHWLKEHQVPFLPRAISQLARWLTGIEIHPSAKIGCGFFIDHGMGVVIGETAEVGDHVTLFQGVTLGGTGKERGKRHPTLGNHVVVGAGAKILGGITIGDNVKIGANSVVLKSVPPNSTVIGVPGRIIKSQGERLPDATMDHTNMPDPTADRFAALEMELIELRKQLENQDSNRSR; this is translated from the coding sequence ATGTTGAAAGCCATTGCTCAGGACCTCCACGCGGTGTTTGAACGCGATCCGGCCGCAACCAGCAGGCTGGAGGTCGTCCTGACCTATGCGGGATTTCACGCGCTGCTGGCCTATCGGCTGGCGCATTGGCTGAAAGAGCATCAGGTGCCGTTCCTGCCGCGAGCGATCTCCCAACTGGCCCGCTGGCTGACCGGGATTGAAATCCATCCATCCGCCAAGATCGGCTGCGGGTTTTTTATCGACCATGGCATGGGGGTGGTGATCGGAGAGACGGCGGAGGTTGGGGACCATGTCACCCTGTTCCAAGGCGTGACGCTGGGTGGAACAGGGAAGGAACGCGGGAAGCGACACCCGACGCTCGGCAATCATGTGGTGGTCGGGGCCGGTGCCAAGATTTTGGGCGGCATCACGATCGGCGACAACGTGAAAATCGGGGCCAACTCGGTGGTGCTGAAATCCGTGCCGCCCAATTCCACGGTGATCGGCGTGCCGGGCCGGATCATCAAATCACAGGGCGAGCGGCTTCCGGATGCCACGATGGATCACACCAACATGCCGGACCCCACGGCCGACCGATTCGCCGCGCTGGAGATGGAACTCATCGAGTTGCGCAAGCAACTCGAAAACCAGGATTCCAACCGGTCTCGTTAA
- a CDS encoding class I fructose-bisphosphate aldolase, which produces MSNRVQEIVSWYESDNAGTKTNIARLLNAGKLAGTGKLVILPVDQGFEHGPARSFAPNPGGYHPHYHFQLAIDAGCNAYAAPLGFIEAGASHFAGRIPLILKLNNHDVLHDEKDPLPSVTGSVQDALRLGCSAVGFTIYPGSSHCNPMYEQLRAIAAEAKSCGLAVVVWSYPRGSALSKEGETALDVVAYAAQIAAQLGAHIIKVKLPTAHLEQAAAKKVYEAEKIPAATLAERVKHIVQSSFDGRRIVIFSGGAKSDEKTVFDEVRAIRDGGGFGSIIGRNSFQRPKAEAVKFLNTIMALYAGEKP; this is translated from the coding sequence ATGAGCAATCGGGTCCAGGAAATTGTGAGCTGGTACGAGAGTGACAATGCGGGCACGAAGACGAACATCGCCCGGCTGCTGAACGCAGGCAAACTGGCGGGGACGGGCAAGTTGGTCATTCTGCCGGTCGATCAGGGATTCGAGCATGGCCCGGCGAGAAGCTTTGCTCCGAATCCCGGAGGCTATCATCCGCACTATCATTTTCAATTGGCGATCGATGCCGGCTGCAACGCCTATGCGGCGCCGCTGGGATTCATCGAGGCCGGTGCCAGCCACTTTGCCGGCCGGATTCCGCTCATCCTCAAGCTGAACAACCACGATGTGTTGCACGATGAGAAGGATCCGCTCCCGTCGGTCACGGGCAGCGTGCAGGACGCGTTGCGTCTGGGCTGTTCGGCGGTGGGGTTCACGATTTATCCCGGCTCTTCTCATTGCAACCCGATGTATGAACAGTTGCGCGCGATCGCGGCGGAAGCCAAAAGTTGCGGCCTGGCCGTCGTGGTCTGGTCCTATCCGCGAGGATCGGCGTTAAGCAAAGAGGGCGAGACCGCCTTGGACGTCGTGGCCTATGCCGCCCAGATTGCCGCGCAGTTGGGCGCGCATATCATCAAGGTTAAATTACCCACGGCCCATCTGGAGCAGGCTGCGGCCAAGAAGGTGTATGAGGCGGAGAAGATTCCTGCCGCGACCTTGGCCGAACGAGTGAAGCATATCGTGCAGAGTTCGTTCGACGGGCGACGGATCGTCATTTTCTCCGGCGGGGCGAAGAGCGATGAAAAGACGGTCTTCGACGAAGTGCGCGCGATTCGTGACGGCGGGGGATTCGGTTCGATCATCGGACGCAATTCGTTCCAGCGGCCGAAAGCGGAAGCCGTGAAGTTCCTGAACACGATTATGGCGTTGTACGCCGGCGAGAAGCCCTAA
- the truA gene encoding tRNA pseudouridine(38-40) synthase TruA, which produces MTTFKLVLEYDGTHYAGWQRQLNVPTIQETVESALAAIAQTRLTVVGAGRTDAGVHALGQVASFRTDRGLSEREWLRALNAHLPADISALSVVQVADDFHARYSAKGKLYEYHLLNRPERAPLLRERAWMLYKPLDLYAMMDAAACLTGRQDFSSFETAPTENDNPQCHMQQAELRRQGDLIVCAFYADRFLKQMVRSIVGTLVEVGQGKRSAADMPRLLAARARAAAGRTAPAHGLYLVRVDYQDTPIPNPT; this is translated from the coding sequence ATGACCACATTCAAACTCGTCCTTGAGTATGATGGGACGCACTATGCCGGCTGGCAGCGCCAGTTGAACGTGCCGACCATTCAGGAAACGGTGGAATCGGCACTCGCAGCCATCGCTCAGACGCGGCTCACCGTCGTCGGGGCCGGGCGCACCGATGCCGGCGTGCACGCATTGGGACAGGTCGCCAGCTTTCGCACCGACCGTGGCCTCTCCGAACGCGAGTGGCTGCGCGCTTTGAACGCCCACCTCCCGGCTGACATCAGCGCCCTGTCGGTTGTGCAAGTCGCCGATGACTTTCATGCCCGCTATTCCGCTAAGGGCAAGCTGTACGAATACCACCTGCTGAATCGCCCGGAGCGCGCGCCGCTGCTCAGGGAACGTGCCTGGATGCTGTACAAGCCGCTCGACCTATATGCCATGATGGACGCCGCCGCCTGCCTGACCGGAAGACAGGATTTTTCATCGTTCGAAACCGCCCCGACCGAAAACGACAATCCGCAGTGCCACATGCAACAGGCCGAGCTCCGCCGACAGGGCGATCTCATCGTCTGTGCGTTTTACGCCGACCGGTTTCTCAAACAAATGGTTCGCTCCATCGTGGGTACGCTGGTCGAGGTGGGCCAGGGCAAACGGTCTGCCGCCGATATGCCGCGCCTGCTGGCGGCCCGCGCCCGCGCCGCTGCAGGCAGAACCGCCCCCGCACATGGTTTGTATCTGGTACGGGTCGACTATCAGGACACGCCTATCCCCAATCCCACGTAA